The proteins below are encoded in one region of Alosa sapidissima isolate fAloSap1 chromosome 24, fAloSap1.pri, whole genome shotgun sequence:
- the LOC121699729 gene encoding protein-glutamine gamma-glutamyltransferase 6-like → MPLKIRKVKLHKWRNNKEHHTRDISLKRLLVRRGQSFLLTIKTRQQFQPDSDILLFTVETGPQASEAKGTRCVFGYPKLTDGKWTAQVQKSNRKSTTFAISSPADASVGSYNLSMRVGSQDAQPRITTSLVLLFNPWCAEDWVHLPQEAERQEYVMSEQGLIYRGSDSYISPMAWDFGQFEEDMVDICLKLLDMNPKCLKDAVEDFSARCNAIYVGRVVSAMINANDDRGVLAGRWQTPYSGGVAPTHWNGSVDILRQWYKTSCSPVKYGQCWVFAGVMCTVMRCLGIPCRVVSNFQSAHDTDKNLIIDEYYSEDGESLAKESHDSVWNFHVWVEGWMKRPDLAAGSTYDGWQVLDPTPQEKSTGVYCCGPSSVKAVLEGHTDLKYDVPFVFAEVNADQVYWMLMKDGSKRKLHTDTSQIGRNISTKAVGEDKRDDITVNYKYPEGSKKERQVFEEAVRRGNKTKPRPEKPDKPEPAAMTLKITEESQAVMGQDIVLCLVLRSEQATSRKLSVQLNAQAMRYTGVPDSQVWHEEKDVVIQPKKDVKVSIRIPFSSYGTKMLDNNSLKVSAVVQDKQHPGDGYLAEKNIVLKEPSLTIQAPSTCEQWVKGTAEITFHNPVPSTLKDGVFTISGSGLLHTSVVLRVAEVVHDQRVRLQIPFVPYRAGSKKLVVNFDCCTFRDIKASCNVEVNPTQEPDEPSDNGLVNDFGFFNASHNTHMHTHFGTHTYTHSSFTYTHSHTRIVL, encoded by the exons ATGCCACTGA AGATAAGGAAGGTCAAGCTCCACAAGTGGAGGAACAACAAGGAGCACCATACGCGTGACATCAGTCTCAAACGTTTGCTGGTGCGTCGCGGCCAGAGCTTCCTGCTCACTATCAAAACCCGGCAGCAGTTCCAACCGGACTCCGACATCCTCCTGTTCACCGTGGAGACAG GACCCCAGGCATCAGAGGCAAAGGGCACGCGCTGTGTGTTTGGCTACCCGAAGCTAACAGACGGAAAGTGGACAGCGCAGGTTCAGAAGAGCAACCGAAAATCCACGACCTTCGCCATAAGCAGTCCAGCCGATGCCAGTGTGGGCTCCTACAACCTGTCTATGAGGGTAGGGTCACAGGATGCCCAGCCACGAATCACCACCAGCCTGGTGCTCCTCTTCAACCCCTGGTGTGCAG aggACTGGGTGCACCTCCCACAGGAAGCAGAGAGGCAGGAGTACGTGATGAGTGAACAGGGCCTCATCTACAGAGGATCTGATAGCTACATCAGCCCCATGGCCTGGGACTTTGGACAG TTTGAGGAGGATATGGTGGACATCTGCCTAAAGCTGCTGGACATGAACCCCAAGTGTCTGAAGGACGCTGTGGAGGACTTCTCTGCCCGCTGCAACGCCATCTACGTAGGGAGGGTGGTCAGTGCTATG ATCAATGCTAATGATGACCGCGGcgtcctggcgggtcgctggCAAACGCCGTACTCTGGCGGAGTGGCCCCCACCCACTGGAACGGCAGCGTGGACATCCTGCGGCAGTGGTACAAGACCTCCTGCTCCCCCGTCAAGTACGGCCAGTGCTGGGTGTTTGCTGGGGTCATGTGCACAG TTATGAGGTGTTTGGGAATCCCATGCCGTGTGGTCAGCAACTTCCAGTCTGCGCACGACACCGATAAAAACCTGATTATCGATGAGTACTACTCCGAAGATGGGGAGAGCCTAGCTAAGGAGAGCCACGACAGTGTGTG gaacTTCCACGTGTGGGTAGAGGGATGGATGAAGCGTCCAGATCTCGCTGCAGGGTCTACATATGATGGCTGGCAGGTGCTGGACCCCACCCCACAGGAGAAGagtacag GAGTGTACTGCTGCGGTCCATCCTCTGTGAAGGCTGTTTTGGAGGGACACACTGACCTGAAGTACGACGTGCCGTTCGTCTTCGCTGAAGTCAACGCTGATCAGGTCTACTGGATGCTCATGAAAGACGGCTCAAAGCGGAAGCTGCACACGGACACTTCACAGATTGGCCGCAACATCAGCACCAAAGCTGTGGGCGAAGACAAACGAGACGACATCACAGTCAACTACAAATACCCagagg GCTCTAAGAAGGAACGTCAGGTGTTTGAGGAAGCCGTGCGGAGAGGAAACAAGACCAAGCCCCGTCCAGAGAAGCCGGACAAGCCAGAGCCGGCCGCAATGACGCTGAAGATCACGGAGGAGAGCCAGGCGGTCATGGGGCAGGACATCGTGCTGTGTCTGGTCCTACGCAGCGAGCAGGCGACCTCGCGGAAGCTCAGCGTCCAGCTCAACGCCCAGGCCATGAGGTACACAGGTGTGCCAGACAGCCAGGTGTGGCACGAGGAGAAGGACGTCGTGATTCAGCCCAAAAAGG aTGTTAAGGTTTCTATCCGGATCCCGTTCTCTTCGTACGGGACCAAAATGCTGGACAACAACAGTCTGAAGGTGTCTGCAGTGGTGCAGGACAAGCAACACCCAGGAGACGGCTACCTAGCTGAGAAGAACATCGTGCTGAAGGAGCCCTCACTCACCATCCAG GCCCCCAGCACGTGTGAGCAGTGGGTTAAAGGGACAGCGGAGATCACCTTCCACAACCCAGTGCCCAGCACACTCAAAGACGGGGTCTTCACAATATCAGGCAGTGGGCTGTTACATACTTCTGTGGTGCTCAG agTTGCTGAGGTGGTGCATGACCAACGCGTGCGTCTTCAGATCCCTTTCGTGCCCTACCGAGCCGGCTCCAAGAAGCTGGTGGTCAATTTTGACTGCTGTACCTTCAGGGACATCAAGGCCAGCTGCAACGTGGAGGTCAACCCCACCCAGGAACCAGATGAACCATCAGATAACGGTCTCGTCAACGACTTTGGTTTTTTTAATgcttcacacaacacacacatgcacacgcacttcggcacacatacatacacacactcatcattcacatacactcactcacacactcgcatCGTCCTCTAG